The following proteins are encoded in a genomic region of Flammeovirga pectinis:
- a CDS encoding 5'-nucleotidase C-terminal domain-containing protein, whose protein sequence is MKKIPILLLTLSIIYGCAPSTNVLDSSVYTSISIDNTLSESTVMDSVIAPYKSKLDGQMNQVISFTAEDLIISNPVGTLGNFVCDLSVEMAEKETGVSIDMCLMNNGGLRAPIFKGEITRRHVFKLMPFDNALYVVTMKGEAMNEMLNYIAERHEPTSGLKMGIKDNKPVKPIINGLPFDKNKEYKVLTSDYLYHGGDKMYFFQKSIKVDNVDMLIRDAIMEYTETHNPLVIDQSTRLYFL, encoded by the coding sequence ATGAAAAAAATACCAATTTTATTACTCACTCTTTCAATTATTTACGGATGTGCACCATCTACTAATGTGTTAGATTCTTCTGTATATACATCAATATCAATTGATAATACTTTATCCGAAAGTACAGTTATGGATAGTGTTATTGCTCCTTATAAATCAAAACTTGATGGGCAAATGAACCAAGTGATCTCTTTTACTGCAGAAGATTTAATAATTAGTAACCCTGTAGGTACATTAGGTAATTTTGTTTGTGATTTATCTGTAGAAATGGCTGAAAAGGAAACGGGGGTTTCTATTGATATGTGTTTAATGAATAACGGAGGGTTACGTGCACCTATTTTTAAAGGAGAAATTACGAGACGACATGTATTTAAATTAATGCCGTTTGATAATGCACTTTACGTTGTTACTATGAAGGGGGAAGCAATGAATGAAATGCTGAATTACATTGCAGAAAGACATGAGCCTACATCTGGTTTAAAAATGGGGATTAAAGATAATAAACCAGTAAAACCTATTATTAATGGATTGCCATTTGATAAAAATAAAGAGTATAAAGTATTAACATCAGATTATTTATACCATGGGGGTGATAAAATGTATTTCTTCCAAAAATCTATTAAAGTAGACAATGTAGATATGCTAATAAGAGATGCAATAATGGAATATACAGAAACTCATAATCCATTAGTTATCGATCAATCTACAAGATTATATTTTCTTTAA
- a CDS encoding bifunctional metallophosphatase/5'-nucleotidase gives MKHSRREFIKYMAKGSALASAGFLLPTNLLYAENKPVKLTVLHTNDTHSQIDPFGASHKKYPSMGGVSKRKALIETIRAEEENVLLLDAGDIFQGTPYFNFFKGEIEFKAMSEMKYDAATMGNHDFDIKVDGFTNALPHANFDFVVSNYDFKNTSLDGRTKPYKIINKGGVKIGIFGICIALDGLVAKSCYQETVYQDGIDVAQEYTRILKQEEKCDLVVCLSHLGYTAFTPTDYDDKILAAKTKDIDIIIGGHSHTFLDEPDVRKNAEGKDVLVTQVGYAGIKLGRVDFYFNASKKNKLAWSTDSFQNYALD, from the coding sequence ATGAAACATTCTAGAAGAGAATTTATCAAATATATGGCAAAAGGTAGTGCTTTGGCAAGTGCGGGTTTTTTATTACCTACTAACCTTTTATATGCTGAAAATAAACCTGTTAAGTTGACTGTTTTACATACAAATGATACACATAGTCAGATTGATCCTTTTGGAGCATCACATAAAAAATACCCAAGTATGGGGGGAGTATCTAAAAGAAAAGCCTTAATTGAAACGATTAGAGCTGAAGAAGAAAATGTACTTCTATTGGATGCCGGAGATATTTTTCAGGGAACGCCTTATTTTAATTTTTTTAAAGGGGAAATTGAATTTAAAGCAATGTCAGAAATGAAATATGATGCTGCAACAATGGGTAACCACGATTTTGATATTAAGGTAGATGGTTTTACAAATGCATTACCACATGCCAACTTCGACTTTGTTGTAAGTAATTACGATTTTAAGAATACATCTCTTGATGGTAGAACAAAACCTTATAAAATAATAAATAAGGGAGGTGTGAAAATTGGTATTTTCGGAATTTGTATTGCTTTAGATGGACTTGTTGCTAAATCTTGTTATCAAGAAACTGTTTATCAAGATGGAATTGATGTGGCACAAGAATATACAAGAATTTTAAAGCAAGAAGAAAAATGCGATTTGGTAGTATGTCTCTCTCATTTAGGTTACACTGCCTTTACCCCAACAGATTATGATGATAAAATTTTAGCAGCCAAAACAAAAGATATTGATATAATTATTGGAGGACATTCACATACGTTTTTGGATGAACCAGATGTTCGAAAAAATGCAGAAGGAAAAGATGTTTTAGTCACGCAAGTGGGGTATGCTGGTATTAAATTAGGTAGAGTAGATTTTTACTTTAATGCTTCAAAAAAGAATAAATTAGCATGGTCAACAGATTCTTTTCAAAATTATGCATTAGATTAG
- a CDS encoding BCCT family transporter has product MKLSFNHLSLIVSVIGAGVFILFPTITTDVLNDIINYLLTTFDTFFLWTISLILIICIGLILSPFSKNKLGGENAKTEFSTFSWIAMLFAAGMGSGLIFWGVAEPIYHLNSPLNTLHDGVFSLAITDFHWGLHAWAIYAFSGLVIGWFSYNEGREMTISASFTKENSSIYQLFDVLAVVAILFGVAGTLANSIALIETGVQSIISENIGGLTFRFLLLAFISLVFIASSLSGLNKGVKYLSNFNVALALLLLLIVAYLVGFGNVLNYFFESSIAYIKALPTLSFVIAEGSESWSHGWTIIYFLWWISWAPFTGLFIARISKGRTIREFLFGVILYPTIITIIWFATFGGGGFLAENFKEIQTATNTNYTLGLFTLLNNFGIGNILGLLSIGLLTTFVITSADSAIYVTVLLTKKTSMTNKLIWSAVLIGISSALLIRNNLDLNKVIAITGAIPFVLILIAQGIKFLIVINKKR; this is encoded by the coding sequence ATGAAATTGTCTTTCAATCATTTATCATTAATTGTAAGTGTTATAGGTGCAGGTGTATTTATACTGTTTCCAACTATCACTACTGATGTTTTAAATGATATCATTAACTATCTTTTAACGACCTTTGATACGTTTTTTCTATGGACTATATCCCTTATTTTAATCATTTGTATAGGTCTTATTTTATCTCCATTTTCAAAAAATAAATTGGGTGGTGAGAACGCAAAAACTGAATTTTCTACATTCTCATGGATAGCAATGCTTTTTGCTGCAGGTATGGGAAGTGGGTTAATATTTTGGGGAGTAGCAGAGCCTATCTATCATTTAAATTCTCCTCTTAATACTTTACATGACGGTGTTTTTTCTTTGGCGATAACAGATTTCCATTGGGGGCTTCATGCATGGGCAATTTATGCTTTTTCTGGTTTAGTAATAGGTTGGTTTTCTTATAATGAAGGTAGAGAAATGACAATTTCCGCCTCATTTACAAAAGAAAATTCATCTATATATCAACTATTTGATGTGTTAGCTGTAGTTGCAATTCTATTTGGTGTAGCGGGTACTTTAGCCAACTCTATAGCATTAATAGAAACAGGCGTACAGAGTATTATATCAGAAAACATTGGGGGGTTAACATTTCGTTTCTTACTTCTAGCTTTTATTTCATTAGTATTTATAGCCTCCTCACTAAGTGGATTAAATAAGGGGGTTAAATACCTAAGTAATTTTAATGTAGCGTTGGCCTTATTACTCCTACTAATAGTGGCATATTTAGTTGGTTTCGGCAATGTATTAAATTATTTTTTCGAGTCATCTATTGCCTATATCAAGGCACTACCTACTTTATCTTTTGTAATAGCAGAAGGCTCTGAAAGTTGGTCGCATGGCTGGACAATAATCTATTTTCTTTGGTGGATATCTTGGGCTCCGTTTACAGGTTTGTTTATTGCAAGAATCTCTAAAGGAAGAACAATAAGAGAGTTTTTATTTGGAGTAATTCTGTACCCTACAATTATTACAATAATATGGTTTGCAACCTTTGGAGGTGGAGGCTTTTTAGCAGAGAACTTTAAAGAAATACAAACAGCCACAAATACAAATTATACTTTAGGCTTATTTACCTTATTAAATAATTTTGGGATTGGAAATATCTTAGGTTTACTTTCTATAGGTCTGTTAACCACTTTTGTAATAACAAGTGCGGATTCTGCAATTTATGTTACGGTTTTACTTACTAAAAAAACATCGATGACAAATAAACTAATTTGGAGTGCCGTACTCATTGGAATTAGTTCTGCTTTGTTGATTCGGAACAATCTTGATCTAAATAAAGTTATTGCTATAACAGGTGCAATTCCTTTCGTTTTAATTTTAATTGCTCAAGGAATTAAGTTTTTAATAGTGATAAATAAAAAAAGATGA
- a CDS encoding ArsO family NAD(P)H-dependent flavin-containing monooxygenase has protein sequence MKIYDVIIIGSGQAGLSVAYFLNKHNLDYLILDNNTKAGGSWLKVWDSLKLFSPGIYSSLSGWMIRPPKEEYPNKNEFITYMSNYEKRYDFPIKRPVNVTSVTHDGEYYHIETDGEKYISRTVIGSTGTAANPKIPKFEGVENFKGEQLHSINYRNPKQLKGKKVLIIGGGNSGAQIVSELSKTNKVQWATFTPLTFLPDDVDGRYLFNNATQKYRSLLKGELKKEEYSLADIVMIDSVKNARARGVLHARRSTFTFKSDGVVWEDGTSETFDAVIWCTGFKANLSFLSDLNIVENGEVKTNGTRVENLKGLWLVGYGNWTGFASATIYGVGKTAKNTVEEVIEYLINLKFG, from the coding sequence ATGAAGATTTACGATGTTATTATTATTGGAAGTGGGCAGGCTGGTTTGTCGGTTGCTTATTTCTTAAATAAACATAATTTAGATTATTTGATTTTAGATAATAATACTAAAGCAGGTGGATCTTGGTTAAAAGTTTGGGACTCTCTCAAATTATTTTCTCCTGGTATTTATTCTTCTTTATCAGGCTGGATGATCCGCCCTCCAAAAGAAGAGTATCCAAATAAAAATGAGTTCATTACGTATATGTCTAACTATGAGAAGAGATATGATTTTCCTATAAAAAGACCCGTAAATGTAACCTCTGTAACTCATGACGGAGAATACTATCATATAGAAACAGATGGAGAAAAATATATTTCTAGAACTGTAATAGGAAGTACAGGAACAGCTGCAAACCCTAAAATTCCAAAATTTGAAGGAGTAGAGAATTTTAAAGGAGAACAACTTCATTCTATAAATTATAGAAACCCAAAACAGTTAAAAGGTAAAAAGGTACTTATTATTGGAGGTGGTAATAGTGGGGCACAAATCGTATCAGAATTATCAAAGACAAATAAAGTGCAATGGGCAACTTTTACGCCGTTAACATTTTTGCCAGACGATGTAGATGGTAGGTATTTGTTTAATAATGCAACTCAAAAATACAGATCGTTATTAAAAGGAGAACTAAAAAAAGAAGAATATTCTCTTGCTGATATAGTAATGATTGATTCTGTGAAAAATGCGAGAGCAAGAGGTGTTTTACATGCTCGACGTTCGACATTCACTTTCAAATCAGACGGTGTAGTTTGGGAAGATGGTACTTCAGAAACTTTTGATGCAGTAATATGGTGTACTGGGTTTAAGGCAAATTTAAGTTTTTTATCAGACTTAAATATTGTTGAAAACGGAGAAGTAAAAACAAATGGTACAAGAGTAGAGAACCTAAAAGGATTATGGCTAGTTGGTTATGGAAATTGGACAGGCTTTGCATCTGCTACCATTTATGGAGTAGGGAAAACTGCAAAGAATACTGTTGAAGAAGTAATCGAATACCTAATCAATTTGAAATTTGGGTAG
- a CDS encoding glycosyl hydrolase family 18 protein, which yields MNNIRKKFLIGLSAWLMYMMPAIGVFGQIDTGSPYSIADHEKQVIGYVPNWDSWKGADFNIPKGALNHYNIDYSQYTILNFSFFGVAVDGSMHSGDLRNKQIYQDGQIQQPTDLLHPDKYSSHDQAMVLGIPQEFWGWDDVLTELGYEPNPGGGYLGWVKTATGETGNWPLTEYPTPGMVAIAHQYGIKVMASIGGWSMCKHFPEMAADPVKKARFIQDCITLVEDYGFDGIDIDWEYPGPFAGMNFIGSEDDYHNYTLLMQDIREAIGPDRLITAAFSAAPTKLENLEWSELNKVMDYYNMMTYDFHGGWSGIAGHNSPLYPYDGEEWGAFSWDETFTYMRDQLGIDTEKINMGMAFYGRGVVVDGAPGVNAPTIKKDITFSVDGPVSSAADMNHWGATEGSPYYFQVKEAIVNGGWTKHWDDQAKVPYLTKTESGVSYFTSYDDEESIKLKSEYITNNNIGGVIIWQMFTDWNVGPETSKIGTYPICPDTKPELVHVVNKVFAENAGPVNPAPVIAITAETTIEQTELSAISFSFTATDYTGISAVEATANGEVVTLTSSEGIYMGSFVPTAFGEQVISVTATDDQGKSATRTAKVVVVNPSVPNVAPTISITAPAAASEVVQASLSAIEITTEAADEDGTIASVTISVDGQSFDTATASWTPSAFGEYTITATVTDNEGETATATISVTITEETTTGGGCTAEEYAGYPSIYNSGDVVSFEGVLYEAQVNNLYNVTPGSAEHWWKTLGPCEVGPIAPQVSFVTPTAETIQTTSFPVSISVVANATDEDGTISTVEYAVNGTTISEGNYDITALGEYNFTVVATDNDGQTAIDQVKVTVVAPQPVAPTVSFATLKDESVMVETLPYTLDLTSSSADEDGSIVSVEITVNGEAVSETTYDATTYGEYIIVATVTDNDGQTGTVQATVNVTEPQPIAPIVALTTPVAGSVEVETLPYYISLSSTSSDEDGDITSIVYTVNGVEVAEGDYSATTYGSYVVEVTATDNDGLTASAQATVVLTEPVDVVDCPHPTWNAADIYTGGNQVVHEGKIYKAKWWTQGNNPNGGDPWEDTGDVCGNGGLGDIVPTITFLHPSGDTYTALTTIDIEVEATDENGVVSNVTLEVDGVTVNGNSTSFTPVSFGTYVITATAIDDQSNTTVTTKTVEFTSSAVTDVNADGTINITGPFAPAPSGAQRIIGYVPTWKGSPGDLDYSKVTHVNVSFLVYDTKVGGSYTDADFASGEYTAESLHVLDSLLPIIVTKAHSQGATVSIAVGGAEDYGFLKLMEVYQTNPASISTAADKLLAYVDQYNLDGIDLDMECWWADPAIPGTSEQGGRKRGTDKWNENVDQGAHPASYGLTLLAKKLRAKRPSLLLSSAVFATPWYGNNYDANMVDYLDWLGLMTYDFTGSWNDSPVGPHSSLYDVDQSKYSKASADNPIYSVETSLNYWSGDWATWQGSGHEVHESKLAIGVPFYGYDLSQTKAEAGQGANGFYFIGYDEIIDQYPNAATSYDPNDANQLNGYIGEDGREIYYETPKGAGAKVAYARANGLQGTIIWELTFDVTDTSNSLLQAMNDELSGNSRQAANQLNLEEELFDVVSYPNPFTQSTKIMLNVKEEGAMQLQIFNLQGSMLQSIIQDVPSGKTVLEIEGASLSSGIYLVKVQVGEQQVVKRIIKK from the coding sequence ATGAACAACATCAGAAAGAAGTTCTTAATAGGACTTTCTGCATGGCTCATGTACATGATGCCAGCTATTGGAGTTTTCGGTCAGATCGACACGGGAAGTCCTTACTCTATTGCGGATCACGAAAAACAAGTAATCGGCTATGTTCCTAACTGGGATTCATGGAAAGGTGCTGACTTTAATATTCCAAAAGGAGCATTAAATCACTACAACATTGATTACTCTCAGTACACAATTCTTAATTTCTCTTTCTTTGGCGTTGCCGTTGATGGTTCGATGCACAGTGGAGATTTAAGAAACAAACAAATCTACCAAGACGGCCAAATTCAACAGCCTACAGATTTGTTACATCCAGATAAGTACTCAAGTCACGATCAAGCAATGGTACTTGGCATACCTCAAGAATTTTGGGGATGGGACGATGTACTTACTGAACTTGGGTATGAACCAAACCCAGGTGGAGGTTATTTAGGTTGGGTAAAAACAGCTACTGGCGAGACTGGTAATTGGCCACTTACAGAATATCCAACTCCGGGTATGGTAGCTATTGCACACCAATATGGTATTAAAGTTATGGCTTCTATTGGTGGATGGTCTATGTGTAAACATTTTCCTGAAATGGCCGCTGATCCTGTAAAGAAAGCACGTTTTATTCAAGACTGTATCACTTTAGTAGAAGATTACGGGTTTGATGGTATTGATATTGACTGGGAATACCCAGGTCCATTTGCAGGAATGAATTTTATAGGTTCAGAAGATGATTATCACAACTATACTTTATTGATGCAAGACATCCGTGAAGCAATAGGACCAGACAGGTTAATTACTGCAGCATTTAGTGCAGCTCCAACTAAGTTAGAAAATTTAGAGTGGAGTGAATTAAATAAGGTAATGGATTACTATAACATGATGACGTATGATTTTCATGGTGGATGGTCTGGAATCGCAGGTCACAACTCTCCTTTATATCCTTATGATGGAGAAGAATGGGGAGCGTTTTCTTGGGATGAGACGTTTACTTACATGCGTGATCAATTAGGAATTGATACAGAGAAAATTAATATGGGTATGGCCTTTTATGGTCGTGGTGTAGTAGTAGATGGAGCACCTGGCGTAAATGCACCTACCATCAAAAAAGATATTACATTTTCTGTAGACGGACCTGTTTCTTCTGCAGCAGATATGAACCACTGGGGAGCAACAGAAGGTTCGCCTTATTATTTCCAAGTAAAAGAAGCTATTGTAAATGGTGGATGGACAAAACATTGGGATGATCAAGCAAAAGTACCTTACTTAACAAAAACAGAAAGTGGCGTAAGTTATTTTACAAGTTATGATGATGAGGAATCAATTAAGTTAAAGTCAGAATACATTACTAATAATAATATTGGTGGAGTAATTATCTGGCAAATGTTTACAGACTGGAATGTAGGTCCGGAAACAAGTAAAATAGGTACTTATCCAATCTGCCCTGACACAAAACCAGAATTAGTTCATGTAGTAAATAAAGTTTTTGCTGAAAATGCAGGTCCTGTTAATCCAGCACCAGTTATTGCTATTACTGCAGAAACGACAATCGAACAAACGGAATTATCGGCTATTTCTTTCTCTTTCACAGCTACTGATTATACTGGAATTAGTGCAGTAGAAGCAACTGCAAATGGTGAAGTAGTTACGTTAACTTCATCAGAGGGAATTTACATGGGATCATTTGTTCCGACTGCATTTGGTGAGCAAGTGATTAGTGTTACAGCAACTGATGATCAAGGGAAAAGTGCTACAAGAACAGCGAAAGTTGTCGTTGTAAACCCATCGGTTCCAAATGTTGCTCCAACAATTTCTATTACTGCTCCTGCAGCTGCTTCTGAGGTTGTACAAGCTTCATTATCAGCTATAGAAATTACTACAGAAGCTGCCGACGAAGATGGAACAATTGCAAGTGTAACTATTTCAGTAGATGGGCAATCATTTGATACAGCAACTGCATCATGGACACCTTCTGCTTTTGGTGAATATACAATTACAGCAACTGTAACAGATAACGAAGGAGAGACTGCAACTGCAACAATATCAGTTACAATTACCGAAGAAACAACAACTGGAGGTGGATGTACTGCTGAAGAATACGCAGGTTATCCATCAATCTATAATTCAGGAGATGTAGTTAGTTTTGAAGGAGTACTTTATGAAGCACAAGTAAATAATCTTTACAATGTAACTCCAGGATCAGCAGAACACTGGTGGAAAACTTTAGGCCCATGTGAGGTGGGACCGATTGCTCCTCAAGTAAGTTTTGTAACGCCAACAGCAGAGACAATTCAAACAACATCTTTCCCTGTAAGTATTAGTGTAGTAGCTAACGCAACAGATGAAGACGGTACAATTTCTACAGTTGAATATGCAGTAAATGGTACAACTATTTCAGAAGGTAATTACGATATCACTGCTCTAGGGGAATACAACTTCACTGTAGTAGCCACTGATAATGATGGTCAAACAGCTATAGATCAAGTAAAAGTAACAGTAGTTGCACCTCAGCCTGTTGCACCAACTGTAAGTTTTGCTACGTTAAAAGATGAAAGTGTAATGGTTGAAACTTTACCATATACTTTAGATTTGACATCTAGTAGTGCAGATGAAGACGGTAGTATAGTTTCTGTTGAAATTACAGTAAATGGCGAAGCAGTAAGTGAAACTACTTATGATGCAACTACATATGGTGAGTATATTATTGTAGCTACTGTTACAGATAACGATGGTCAAACAGGAACAGTTCAAGCAACAGTTAATGTTACAGAACCACAACCAATTGCACCAATAGTAGCTTTAACTACTCCAGTTGCGGGTAGTGTAGAAGTAGAAACATTGCCTTACTATATTTCTTTATCTTCAACTTCATCTGATGAAGATGGTGATATTACATCAATAGTATATACTGTGAATGGAGTAGAAGTAGCAGAAGGAGATTATTCTGCAACAACATATGGAAGTTATGTAGTTGAAGTAACAGCTACTGATAACGATGGTTTAACAGCTTCAGCTCAAGCAACTGTAGTTCTTACAGAACCAGTTGATGTAGTAGATTGTCCTCATCCAACTTGGAATGCAGCTGATATTTATACAGGTGGAAATCAGGTTGTACATGAAGGTAAGATCTATAAAGCAAAATGGTGGACTCAAGGTAATAATCCAAATGGAGGAGACCCTTGGGAAGATACAGGAGATGTATGTGGCAATGGAGGTCTTGGAGACATCGTTCCTACTATAACATTCCTTCACCCATCTGGAGATACATACACTGCTTTAACTACAATTGATATTGAAGTGGAAGCTACAGATGAGAATGGAGTAGTATCAAATGTTACTTTAGAAGTAGATGGAGTTACTGTTAATGGAAACTCTACATCATTTACTCCAGTATCTTTTGGAACTTATGTAATTACTGCAACAGCAATTGATGATCAAAGTAATACAACTGTAACGACAAAAACTGTAGAATTTACTTCATCAGCAGTAACAGATGTAAATGCAGACGGTACTATCAATATAACAGGTCCTTTTGCACCAGCACCATCTGGAGCGCAACGTATTATTGGTTATGTACCTACTTGGAAAGGAAGTCCAGGAGATTTAGATTATTCTAAAGTAACTCATGTGAATGTTTCTTTCTTAGTGTACGATACAAAAGTTGGAGGTTCTTATACAGATGCTGACTTTGCTTCTGGAGAATATACGGCAGAATCTTTACATGTGTTAGATTCGTTACTACCAATTATTGTAACAAAAGCACATAGCCAAGGAGCAACAGTTTCTATTGCAGTAGGTGGAGCAGAAGATTATGGTTTCCTTAAATTAATGGAAGTATATCAAACAAATCCAGCGTCTATTTCTACAGCAGCAGATAAATTATTAGCGTACGTAGATCAGTACAATTTAGATGGTATTGATTTAGATATGGAGTGCTGGTGGGCAGATCCTGCAATTCCTGGAACATCTGAACAAGGTGGTAGAAAACGTGGTACTGATAAGTGGAACGAAAATGTTGATCAAGGGGCACATCCTGCATCTTATGGTCTAACATTATTAGCAAAAAAGTTACGTGCTAAACGTCCCTCTTTATTATTATCGTCAGCAGTATTTGCCACACCTTGGTATGGTAATAACTACGATGCTAACATGGTAGATTACTTAGATTGGTTAGGTTTAATGACGTATGATTTTACAGGTTCTTGGAATGATTCTCCAGTAGGTCCTCATTCATCTTTATATGATGTAGACCAAAGTAAATACTCAAAAGCGTCTGCTGATAATCCTATTTATTCTGTTGAAACTTCGTTGAATTATTGGAGTGGAGATTGGGCTACATGGCAGGGTTCAGGTCATGAAGTTCATGAGAGTAAATTAGCAATTGGTGTTCCTTTCTATGGTTATGATTTATCTCAAACTAAAGCTGAGGCAGGTCAGGGAGCTAATGGATTTTACTTTATTGGTTATGATGAAATTATTGATCAATATCCAAATGCAGCAACTTCTTATGATCCAAACGATGCCAACCAGTTGAATGGATATATTGGTGAAGATGGAAGAGAAATCTATTATGAAACACCAAAAGGAGCAGGCGCTAAAGTAGCGTATGCAAGAGCAAATGGATTACAAGGAACAATTATTTGGGAGTTAACTTTTGATGTAACTGATACATCAAATAGCTTATTACAAGCAATGAACGATGAGTTATCTGGTAATTCAAGACAAGCAGCAAATCAACTTAACTTAGAAGAAGAGTTGTTTGATGTTGTGTCATATCCGAACCCTTTCACTCAATCAACTAAAATTATGTTGAATGTGAAAGAAGAAGGAGCAATGCAATTACAAATATTCAATTTGCAAGGAAGTATGTTACAGTCAATTATTCAAGATGTTCCAAGTGGAAAAACAGTACTTGAAATTGAAGGTGCAAGTTTATCTTCTGGAATCTACTTGGTTAAAGTTCAGGTAGGTGAACAACAAGTAGTAAAGAGAATAATTAAAAAATAG